TTGATGACGGTCAGGTCGAGATCCTGCGCGATGGCATCCTGCTCGACACGGTCGACGTGATCAACGGCCAGGCCAGCTACCAGTTGACCGATCTCGGGCCCGGCACCAACGCCATCACCGCCCACTATCTGGGCACGACCGATTTCGGCCAGAGCTACAGCAACACGGCCACGGTGACGGTCTTCGGAACCGCTCCCGGCGCGCTTTCGGTCTCGCTGCAATCGAGCGATCAGGCGCTGTTCGAGGCTGGTCAGATCATCACCATCTCGGCGATCATCACGGCTAACGATGGCCCGGCCGACAACCTGCGCATCTCGTCGAGCGTGCTCTTCAGCTGTCCGCAGACCTCGCTTGAAGAGAGCGAGACCATGACCTGCACCGGTACCTATATGGTCAGCGAGGCCGACATGGCAGCCGGCGGCGTGACGATTTCCGCAGTGGTCTCGGCCGACGGCATCGCCCCGGTCAGCGCCAGCCTGACACTCAGTGCCGAGGCCGATGAAATCTCCGAAACCTTCGAGGACATGGGCGAGAGCTTCGTGGCCAATCGCATGCGCGTCCTCTCCAATTCCATCAAGCTTCCCAACATCTTCATGCGCCGCACCGTCCTCGGCGGCGCACGCGCGGGTACGGTCATGGCAAGCGGTGATGGCAACAGCCAGATGTTCGCCTTCCAGACCAGCCTTGCCGAATGGCGCGCCTTCTCGGCCGTCCAGGCTGCCGACAGCCTCGCCATGAGCCAACCGCAAGAACAGCTGCCGTTCAACATCTGGCTCGACAGCAATTACACCATCCATGCCGCGGCCGATGATGACGAGAGCTGGGGTCAACTGGGCACCTTTACCCTGGGTGCCGATTATCTGGTGACCGATGACATCCTTGCCGGCGTGCTGATCCAGGGCGACTGGGCCAGCGAGACCACTGCTGAAGGCATGGTCGAAGGCACCGGCTTCCTGATCGGGCCCTATGTCTCGGTGGCGCTGGGGGATAACCTCTCCTTTGACGCGACCGTGCTCTATGGCCAGTCGCGCAACACCGCCACCTCCAACATGTTTGGTGAAACCTTCAGCGGCGACTTCGGCACCACGCGCCTCCTGGCCAAGGGTGAACTCCGCGGCTGGTTCGAAGTGGAAGACCTGCTGATCCGCCCCAATCTCGCCTTCACGCTCGGCTCGGAGACCATCGACGATTACACGGTCACCAATGCGGCCGGCGACACGGTCAGCGTGCCCGGCGGCGACCAGTTGCAATATCGCCTGACCGCCGGCACTGACTTCGAGTATGAGATAATGCTCGAGGATGGGTCGCGCCTGACGCCGTCGCTTGGCTTTGATGTCGGCATTGCCGGTGGGACCCAGCCGGACCAGCCTGAAACCACGACCTTCGTCGGCGGCATCTCGGCGGGCGTGGACTACGAAACCGAAGCAGGCCTGATCCTGGGCCTCGAATTCAGCGCAGAACTCGACAGCGGCGGCTTCTCCTCCGCCTCCATCCGCGCCTCGATCCGGGGTCGTTTCTGAGCAAGCCGGTGCGAGAAAAGCCGAAAAAATCTGCTGCCCCAATTAATCTAGTTAATTGACGGTATTGGCGACGGGTCTTAGCCCGAACCGGCATTCGCATCAGCGGTGCGACAGAAAAGTCAGGAAAACCGCTTATGGCGCAATCGTATCGGGTCGTCGATCTTCGCTCGGAAGGTGAAAACCTCGGCGAGACCCATGTCGAAGGCGTCAAGTCTCCCGAAGCCGCCGTCAAACAGGCCCTCGGCCTCGAACTCGTACGCAGCGGCGCAAAAAAAGACCTAGTCGCCCAAGTCTATTGGCAGATCGAGCCGGGCTCGACAAATATGGTTCGTCTCTATTCGCGGGTTGCAACGCCCCGCCGTCGCTGAGATCAGGTCGTCGGCGCCACGGTCATGCCCAGCGGGCTGACGCAGTAACCGCCCTGGATCAGCGGCTCGGCAAGCCCCAGGCTGGTCAACTGTTCTCCCAGATCACGCGGCAATTCGCGCGGCCCGTGACTGCAAAGATCGCGCAGGGCGCTGCGCTGGGTCTGGGTGAGGCTCTTCCAGTTGAAATTCATGATCATCGTTCTCCAAGGTGCGCTCAACGTCGGCGGGCGGCACGGGTTCCGTCACGATGGGCAACCGGCCCGGATAGTGTCATGGGCGCTGATTGTGGCATTTCCTCTGGCCATCGCTCTCGCCTTTGCCCATATTCGCGACTCGAATGATCGACTAAGGGGCGCGGCGATGAACCTTTCTGAAGGCAGCAGGCGATGACCGGCGTCACCATCATTGGCGGTGGCGCCAGCGGCGTCTTGCTCGCGGCGCATCTGCTGCGCGATCCTGAATCCGACATCGCCGTCACCCTGATCGAAAAGGCGCAGGTAGGGCAGGGCGTGGCCTATTCGGCCAGCCAGCACGACCACCGCGTGAACGTCCCCGCTCGCGGCATGAGCGCCTTTGCCGACGACGCCGACCATTTCTCCCGCTGGCTGCAGTCGCGCGGCCATCCGCCCGAACAGAGCTCCTGGGTCTTCGTCCCCCGCCGCCTCTACGGCACCTATCTGCGCGATCTGCTGAAAGAAGCCGGCGAGGCCAATCCGGGGCGCCTGACCGTTTTGCATGACGAAGTGCTCTCGGTGCGCGAAGCGGCAAGTGGCATGGAAACCCTGCTCGCCAATGGCACCACGCTGCCGAGCCGTCATGTCGTGCTGGCCGTAGGTCACGAAACCCATTCCAGCCGCAGTCGCGGCATCGCCGTGCGCGTTGGTTCGGAAGACGATACCGTCCTGCCATCCGATGCCGAGGTCATGATCCTGGGCTCAGGCCTCTCCATGGTCGACGCCTGGGTGTCGCTGAGCGATGCCAGGCATGCCGGCCCGATCACTGTGATCTCCCGCAATGGCCTGCTGCCCAAGGGCCATCGCGACGTAAAGCCCCTCGCCATCGCCGAAGCCGAAGTGCCTTTCGGCGCAAGCCTCGTGCAGTGGCTGCGCTGGTTCCGCGCCCTGATCCTTGAGACCGAAACCGCCGGTGGCGACTGGCGCAGCGTGGTCGACGGCATCCGCCCCTATAACCAGCGCATCTGGCAAAGCTGGTCGCGCGAGACCCGCCGCCAGTTCCTCCGCCATCTGCGGCCCTGGTGGAATATCCATCGCCACCGCCTGCCACCCGAGCTGCACGATCGCATGGCCGATGGTGTTGCCAGTGGCCAGGTCCGCCTCGTCGCCGGCGAATTCGTCACCGTCACCGGCCGTGATCTCGCGGCCGAGGCGGAAATCCGCCGCCGCGGCACCACCACGCGCGAAACCATGCAGATCGCCCGCGTCTATGATTGTGGCGGCGTCAGCGTCAACGTCGAGACCAGTTCCAATCCGGTCATTCGCGATCTCGTCACCAGCGGCAAGGCGCGCCCCGATGAGCTGCGCATCGGCCTCGACGTCGACGAGCATTGCGCCGTGATCGACGCGCAGGGCCATGTCAGCACACGCCTCCTTGCCATCGGTCCGCTCACCCGCGGCCGCTTTTTCGAGATCGAGGCTATCCCCGATATCCGCGTCCAGGCGGCCAATATCGCCAGGCGGATTTTGGCTGACGCAGCGAACTGACCGCTTCCGCCTTGATCTTGCCACGAGACATGACTATCTGATGGACAACGTTTGAGCGCTGGCCCGCAATAATCGGAAAATCCGACTCGGCCAATCCCCCGTCATTCGAGCGTCATCTGCCTCAACCACCATAGGTGCGGCATGTTGACTCGTGGCTGTCTCCTTGTGGAGCGCCTGTCGGGATGCGCGCGTTATTCAATCCCAACTTCCCGCTGCAATGTGCGCGGACAAATAGAGTATTCATGTCTAACTTTGATTTTCACGCCCCCGCCGAACTCTATCTCGGCAGCACATGGCAGACCGCTCGCGCCCAGGGCGCCCGCAACTTCCGTACCGCCGCCCAGGCGCTGCGTTTCGCTTTCGAAGAAGCCGCCCCGGTGAGCCTGCATGGCGCCAATCTTGTGATTGGCGCATCAAGCTTCTCCGGTCCGGAACTGGAAGGCCTCTACCGCAATCTTGACGTTCCCGCGGAAAGCCGGGCCAACTAGAGCGTTTTCAGCAAAAGTGGCTACCACTTTTGCGGTTCGAAAGCGCGACAATTGAAAGCTCTAACTGCGCCACTGCTGCTGCGGTTCGGCCAGCGTCTGCAATTCCGCCATTGGCGCGCCCTCGATGCGTTTGAGCAAAAGGCGCGTCAATTCACCTCCTGCGGCGAACACATCCTCGCGGATCGAATCCAGCACTGGAAACAGCGTCGGCAAAATGCCCGAGGTTTGTTTGTAGACCAGCTGGATATCGTCTCCGAGCACCATCCCGCCTTCCTGCAATCCACCCACCAGCGCAATGGTGCGCATTTCGCTGTCAAGGATCACGCCGTCCGGCCGGTCCTTGCTTTGCGCGAGGTCAATGCCGCTCTTGCGCATCTCGGCCGGCGTCGTGCCGCGCGTGCTGTCCAGCAGCCGGCCTTCGATGCCCGCCCGCGCCACCGCCTTGTGAAAGGCGGTGGTGATATTGTGGTAATTGGTCGTGCTGTCATCGCCGATCACCAGCATCACCTTTCGGCAGCCCTTGTCGGCCAGCCGCTTCACGGCCACGTCCGCAAACCCTTCGGAATGGAAGTCGTGATACGGATGGGGCGTGTAGAATTCCGTGCGCCCGTGGCTGACGAAGGGGAAGTCCGCATCGATCATCATCTGCACCCGCGCATCGCGCGGTGCGGTATGGGTGATGATCACGCCATCGGCCGTCCGGTTGTCGAGAATATAGCGGATCGTCTCGGCG
This genomic window from uncultured Devosia sp. contains:
- a CDS encoding FAD/NAD(P)-binding protein, encoding MTGVTIIGGGASGVLLAAHLLRDPESDIAVTLIEKAQVGQGVAYSASQHDHRVNVPARGMSAFADDADHFSRWLQSRGHPPEQSSWVFVPRRLYGTYLRDLLKEAGEANPGRLTVLHDEVLSVREAASGMETLLANGTTLPSRHVVLAVGHETHSSRSRGIAVRVGSEDDTVLPSDAEVMILGSGLSMVDAWVSLSDARHAGPITVISRNGLLPKGHRDVKPLAIAEAEVPFGASLVQWLRWFRALILETETAGGDWRSVVDGIRPYNQRIWQSWSRETRRQFLRHLRPWWNIHRHRLPPELHDRMADGVASGQVRLVAGEFVTVTGRDLAAEAEIRRRGTTTRETMQIARVYDCGGVSVNVETSSNPVIRDLVTSGKARPDELRIGLDVDEHCAVIDAQGHVSTRLLAIGPLTRGRFFEIEAIPDIRVQAANIARRILADAAN
- a CDS encoding LacI family transcriptional regulator, whose protein sequence is MSKKTTAAAGGNGRVTLRTIAEVTGLSLSTVSLSLRGGTTLKQETRDKVNAAAKALGYVPDRAGVRLRTGKTNVIALVLDGAEDSIDFARQMIQGIGGAIKGTRYHLTVIPEFERHDSAETIRYILDNRTADGVIITHTAPRDARVQMMIDADFPFVSHGRTEFYTPHPYHDFHSEGFADVAVKRLADKGCRKVMLVIGDDSTTNYHNITTAFHKAVARAGIEGRLLDSTRGTTPAEMRKSGIDLAQSKDRPDGVILDSEMRTIALVGGLQEGGMVLGDDIQLVYKQTSGILPTLFPVLDSIREDVFAAGGELTRLLLKRIEGAPMAELQTLAEPQQQWRS